From Struthio camelus isolate bStrCam1 chromosome 8, bStrCam1.hap1, whole genome shotgun sequence:
TCTAAAGGTTAACACATTAAATCCTATCAAGAGAAAATTTTAAAGTATACATGCATACATCACAAAAGGGAACAGAGGCTAGAGATGGCTTTCATTTGTGTTTACCTAAAAACAGCTAACTTAAGTGAAGCTTGCCAAGCCATTAGAGCGTTAATTTGTTTGCATACATAAATGTGGACTTTTATTGCCATGGCATCCGTGAAAGAAATACACCAGAACTACAGCAATATGTTTGGTAGGAGAAGACATGACAAATGGGTAAATTCAAGATTCCTGAAATACGTAATTGATGTATTTTTGCTTCCCCCCCGCCTTTCCCTAGATGGTCTTGCTGCTTTCCGAGCTTTTCTGAAGTCAGAGTTTTGTGAAGAGAACATTGAGTTCTGGCTGGCATGCGAGGACTTCAAGAAAATCAAGTCACCCCAGAAGCTGACAGTGAAAGCAAAAAAGATTTACAATGACTTCATTGAAAAGGAAGCTCCCAAAGAGGTAAAAGGAACTATATAAACACAATTGCCCTATTCTGTGGCTTTGTAAAGCCCTGCTTTATTTCTCTGCACTCATTTCAAGTTAAATGCCAAAAATTCATCATACATAGCTCCTTGTTAGTATCTGCATCAGATCAGAACTCACTTCCCTAACTGCATTTTCACTAGGTTGGAAAACTGCACAAACCGTGTTTCAGAGAGCACCCATCTTatttcagctaggaaaaaaatcagagcatCATTTAATACCTGTAACATATCTGAGAGTTAAACATGGAAACATCATATCATCTGAACTGCTTTCCTTAAGGAAGTTTCATCAATTGAAGGCTGTAGCAATAGGGTCTTTAACTTTTCTCACCTGTTACAAAATGTAGTTCTCTGAAGTAAGTGTccttctttgtatttcagataaaCATAGATTTTCAAACCAAGAACCTGATTGCTCAGAATATTCAAGAAGCTACACATACCTGCTTCAGTGCCGCACAGAAGAGAGTTTATAGCTTAATGGAGAATAACTCATATCCACGGTTTTTAGAATCTGAATTCTATCAGGAACTGTGCAAAAAGACTCCCATCACCAGAGTGGCCCAGGCAACATGAGCTACAGCAAGGAGCAAGGAGAAGTCTTGCAGCTACTGAAGAAGAAAGCCACAGATCCCCAGCTGCATCCTGACCAGAAGGGCTGAGATACCAAGTGCACAGTCCATCTGCCAGGATGCATGGACAAATATCAACTGTGTTGCAAAGCCGATAGCAGGGGATGATGCTGGAGGGCGTGCAGGGAGAGTTGGCAGCCAGCTGCTAGGGACACACCTTTTTCTGTGAACACTGGTGTGAAAAGGTGATTCCACATTTTCGATGAAGCCGAGTGACGTGACATTCCTCATGTCACAGTGGAGGTGTTGATACAGTAGGTTAGAGCAGAGCTTCCTTTTTGTAAACACAAGCAGCTCTGTACAGCTGAGCAGTGCTGGGAGCTTGAGTAATTGGTTACGTACTTATTTTTCCTAAACATCAACAGTGCTGCTGTCATCATTCACTTAGTGTCTTAACACCAGTTGTGTAAACTAAAGACTTCTAGCTGCAGACAGATGTATCAGGCTTCGCTGCAACTGCTCAACACTATAGCACTGTCACCAGCAGTATGAAGTGAGGAGGGGGGGGATATAATTCACTTCCCAGAGGAGCAGGTTGTGTAACTTAAGTATACAGGGCTGCATGATGTCAGTggggctgcaggagagcaggCTGAGGGCAGAACATGGCCACAGCAAACAGGAACTATACATATTATATGCAGATTGTGGTTGTGCTGAATGCTGCATTATGTCATAATTCTGTCTTGAGGACAGCAAGTTttagtgaattttatttttaataaattattttgataaaGCTTCTTTGTTGCTTAACTTCTTTTGCCTACATGTAGATGTACTGTCCAAAATCTGGAGCACTGGGAATGGGTGTCCCACAGCCATCAGTCTCAGTGGGATGGCAATAGGGCTAGCCTTAAAGCTGCTAGGGTAAGCACTAGCAGGCAAGGACACTTTTCATGGAGTTAAAAATCCAAGCCTGTAAGTTGCAAGAAAACTTAACATGTGAGATTAGAGGATGTAGAGGAACTACCGAATCTCAACTACCTCCCCATTAGAACAAGATATCAAGATACTGCAGGGCACTTGCAAAGGCAGGCACACATATGCCTAGACACAAGAGCAGATGATTCATATGTAGGATCAACTAGAAACTAGCAGTAAGTTGCTTCCTATAGCTCATGAAGGCATCAGGCCCACGAAGCCACCACCAGCCatactcctcctggaggtcacaGGCATAAGATATTTGGAAACAAGTGCCAATGCAAAAGCAAGAGCACAGCTGCTATTGTTCAAGGCTTCTACTTCAGACCAGGGCTTAagagagcttttttttaaagcatgctatTAAACCTGTGTGGAATCAGCAGAGATGACACTAACAAAAACACTTGACTCTCCATTAGATGAATACTCCTTTGGGGAAGAAATTACTGATCACTATCAACTAGAGAAGTACAATATCCACAGAAAACAACATCCAAAAACAGTAGCTCCAGAGCAATTCCCCTCATGAACCCTAATTTTGCCAGGCCTATGACTTATCTGAGCTCCAGCTGTTTAGTTCCCAGCTCCAGATACTTTGACTCCATTCTACAGGTCACACCTTTAATTCTGCACAGCCTAATTCTCATCATACAATACCCATAGTAGTCACTTCTCTAATAACCCACTTCAAGCAGCAAAAAGTTCTGACAAGATTTTCCACTTCAATTATGTAACCTCAGATTGTTCAAAAGCAATGAATCATTTGTACATatactatatacatatacactctATACTGCCTCCACTCACAGAAAGCAGCATATTTGGAGACAGTACATCCTAATATAGCCTCATTTCTCTTCCTCAGCCTACTGGCAGATCCTTGTAAGGTATGGGTATAAAGGACATGAGTTCAACAATATTTCTTCTAGCAGTTGCCCGCAAGTCTGAGCATCTGTGTGTTGGGACTGAGGATGCACTTGTACTGCTCAACACGTAGGCTCTCCAGGACAAGCAACCTTTGTTTTAGCCACCCTTTCCTTAATCTAGGTGGAGATTTTGAATAGGCGGCAAAACGACCATGGGACCAGTGCTAGGAGCTGATATCTCTTAAGGCCTGGTTCTCATAGAGCTAAACTTGCTCTCAGTTTAGTTATATCCACATAAAAGTGGAAGACAATACTCAATCCAATAATTTACTGCAATGGAGAAAGCTTTTTTCCAACCAGGGAAGACAGATCTGGCTGATGACAGCTGCTTCCATAGCTTAACAAAATAACATGAACCGAGCATAAAGAGCAAGCCAGAAATGCACCTATTCATGACTCAGCTGGGGCACGAGCAACTCCATGAAACTCCATTGGTTCCAGGAAAGCTGTGTTAATCTGTGCCAGTCAGGATGTGGTAGCTAAGCAGTGCTGCTGTGTGCTTTCATGGAGAGAAATATTCGTAATATCAGCAGGTGCCAGAGCTCCTTGTAATGCAGTAGGTGCtctgaggaggaaagagaggggggcagccaggcagggcacCCCTGCCCGAGGGCCACTCATGTATATACTTAAGATTTGAACCGCTAGCACTGATCTTGAGGCAGttcctctgcttctgcagagctcACCATGAGGGCAGCAAACCTAGCCATGCTGCAGCCCTGGTATGGTCTTTCTGCAGCATTCACAAGCCCTGATGTCaaggctcagctctgcagcaagaTCATTCAGTACCTCAACAGCAACAAGTCTTATTTTTGGTAAAACGCTTGCAACACTCCTTCCAACTACTGCTTTTCCAGTTCATGATAAGAACAACTTTCCCAATTCCCAGGAGAAATTTCACTGTaaagaaggcaaaacaaacaCCCTGGAAGCACTACAACCCCTGGAAAACTGCTAAGAGCATTTCTTGGAGAAGGACCACCAGTGACTGCTTTAAGAGATGCTGCTTCCAGGCTCTGGGCTGCCTTACATCTGCAGTTAAAATTGGTGCTTGGGTATCAGTATCCAATGGCAACAAACAAACTGctcattcctgcacagcccagctgaaCAGTTAACCCTCCCTCGCTCCAAGCGACAGGGCTCagaccagcagcagctgcacacagccTGCTCCCCGGCAAAGAGGCAGATCTGGAAGCAGTCGCAGGGGGTTTGCAGAGCTGGGGCCTGCAGACCAAGGGCCAGAGCAGGGTGCCCAGCCCAGGCACAGCCCTCTCCTGCTCCCAGCACATGAGGGAACTGCTCCAGCTCATAGCCCAAATAAGGGGCAGAAAAATAGAGACTGAGGAACCTGCACTCCAGGAATCAAAACTGCCAAGGAGCATGGTCTGGGAACAAATTATTGTGTAAACAAACTTGATGCCTTTGGGGAAATGACTTACTGCAGGAGCTGAGGACAGGAGGAAGGGGCAGCTCTCCAGGCCTGGGTGGTGCGAGGGCCCCCCAGCCAGTGCTTGCTCAGAGCTGCCCGGCAGCCCTGCTGTCAGACCCTCCTGCAGCACAACAAATCCTGCTGCTCCCCAAAAGCGTATGCTAGTTCATGGGCtttacataaaaataacaaatgtcaGCAGAGTCCAGGGATCCAGACTTACTGAAAAATACTCAGCAAGTCTCAAATAAAAGCATCTTCTTTTTATTATCCATGTAGcaccagtttttttttaataaatcagtcTTGCAGTGTTTAGTGCTTTTCTTAGAGCTCTGGCTACTAAATGATTCCCCTGCGTCAtaccataaaaatatatttctcaccCTCATGACCACAAGGAAAAGTTCAAAACTGCAATCTGAGTATGTGCTTCTCTAATAATTCCCCAAACTAGAAGGCAATGCAAAGACTCCAGAgttattatttaaagaaaactaatTGTTTAAGCCAATCTCATGAATTGGAAAAACTAGGTCATGAGCTGCAAACCTCTGGATTTCACAATAGCTTGCTCTGCCACTGAAGCATATGGCAACCTGAGGGAGAGACCTCCATGCTGTCAAGAAGGCAACGTGCTGCAAAGCAATGCCTTAAAACACAAAGTCAGAGGAGCTGATCCTTGGCAGAGGTACCCTGCCCCAAGGCTAGAGAGGCTCCTCGGGAACAGGGTGAGTTAAACAGCAGTGCTGACTCACTGCTCCAATCAAACAAGAAAGCATGACCCCCCAGTAAACAAACTTCAATGCAGCGTGCTTGCGCCATGTATTTATGCATTGCAGCTGAAAAATACaccaaaaatataaatacaacatGTAGCTCCACCTGAAATTCCAAAATCCTGTTTGAAAAGGGGAGACTGATGACACTAAAGGGTTTTATAAGCATATGCACATGTGTGTGGAAGGATTTTCGCACCAGGACTTTATAACTTGACACTCATGTGGAGCAGAAAAGCAACCTTTAGAACTACCTTTAAGAACTTCATAGATAATTTGTTGTGAGGGGCAAATTTAACTTAGCATGATTCAAaggagcaaggaaaaagaaaaaaaaaaaatcagagtctgCAACAGCAGCCCAAACTGATCTTCCTTTCAGTGGCAAAGCATCAGCAAGGGCTCCTCCTCACCCCCACCAGGGCAGCAGTTCTTGGTGACCCTACCAATTCAGACAAGCCAGAAGCAAATTgtcagggcaggcagcaggacaCAGGGACAGGACACCAGCTACTACCTTAGCCCAAGGTCTATCCCAGCCACAGAGCCAGAAGGAGAACCAGACACAGACCTACCTACAGTACAGGTCACAATTCACCCAGGAGGCCAGGCTAGAGATGAGGCTAGACCTGCAGCACAGCCCAAGAAGACAGCAGGCCTCAGGCCTGACCTTAAATGGGCCCCAGGCAGGGTGGGGGCCAGCTGGGGCTCATCAGGGCCATTAGCACCCAttagagccctcctggcctgacACAAATGTGGAGGGATCCTGTTCCTGAGGGCTTTTATCCAGCCATTTGGTCCTGTCAATTCATGGCCTTGAAGTGGTCTGAGTTTTtgaggcagctctgcagcagggtttggggtgcaTATCTGGAGAAACACACTGCATATTTAACACACCTCGCACGGTTTTGTAGCTGTGCTATTTGACATCACCCTGAGCTCTGTAACTGTGGGCCAGCGCAGAAACCCGGGGAAAATAGTCCCACTGTTACCCTACATGTCAGTTTACAGTGTGAGTCCTTTGGCAGGCTttcatgaaaataattatttagatcAGAGTTTCCAACAGCTACAAAGTACCCATGAGCAGCAATTATATGatgttccattaaaaatattaaatattccaTTCAAGATACTCCAATTGACAGAAATTAATACTTACTTTTCCAAGCCAGTTTTCCCACTTCAGATTCAATGGAATAAGTTGTGTTTCTGTGTTACAGACTTAGCACAGAGAGCAGCTATGTGGATTCTTGGATCAGACCCTGACTTCAGGCTTTCAGGAGACACGGTACTAAAATCTCATATTTATAGGGCTTGGAAAGTCAGCTGTCCAATATGGAAAAGGCACTTATGAGCAGAGTGGGGAGTTTATTTAGCTGGTGCATTTCTTAGCCTTCACAGATTTCAAAGGGAAATAACAAAATCATGAAAGGACACATGCACTACAGAGGGGCAAGAGTGGGCAGTAAGGAGCTGTGCTTGCCTACTTGCATTGCCACAACCACTTTTAAAGGCAGAGAGGATTAACCCTTTCACTAGCAGTAAGTGAGGAGAGCGGCTCCATGCCCATCATGGCCAGCCATCCATGATGGGGACATCAGGAGGCAAAAAAGTCATGGTAGGAGCCCGCTGTAAGCCGGCCTCCCACAACAAGCTGTGGCTGTGGCCAGAGGCTTCTCTGCTTTCAGGAGGCTTCTCGTTGCGTCACGGAGATTATCTGTCATGTACGGCTGCCCTCACTGGCGGCCACCCACGCTGAGTGCATCTGTTTGCAAAGTTGAGCTGTCTCCTACTCCAGCTGCAGCTAATTCCTGCTGTTCACTGCTCCCTGGTCCCCAGTCCGAGGTGGGGACTGGGAaccaggagaagggaaggggctgcaggaggcatcCCCTCAGGACACCTCCAGTCACCTTTGGTATCATCGGCAGTCCGAAATGTCACTTTTGCTGCTCCCTACAGACTTCTGGGTTTGGAGTGGGATCCTGCCATTTTGGAAAGGACCAGTCAGCTCGCTCTGCAGCCGTGCAGCTCAGCCCTTGCCCATGAAAGTGCCAGATAAAATATGCAGCATAAACGGGCCACGGTta
This genomic window contains:
- the RGS2 gene encoding regulator of G-protein signaling 2, which produces MQSALFLALQHRGAQMERSGRRRGEEAEEKGRVKRTIIRDWKTRLSYFLQNSSSSTKMKSKKAGKHHTYFRPSPEEAQLWSEAFDELLANKYGLAAFRAFLKSEFCEENIEFWLACEDFKKIKSPQKLTVKAKKIYNDFIEKEAPKEINIDFQTKNLIAQNIQEATHTCFSAAQKRVYSLMENNSYPRFLESEFYQELCKKTPITRVAQAT